In Agrococcus jenensis, the genomic window GAGGCGCTCGGCAAGGGCCGCCCGTGGGAGGGCCAGGCGATCGACGGCATCGCGGCGCTCGTCGACGCCTCGCTCGTCAAGCAGGCCGAGATCGGCGGCCGCTCGGTGCTCTCGCTGCTCGCGGTCGTGCGCGAGTACGCCCTCGGGCAGCTGAAGGAGCACGGCGAGGCGGGGCGGATGCGCGCGGCGCACGCCGACTACTACAGCGCCCTGGTCGCGGCGGTCGCCCCGGGCCTGCGCGGCGCGGGCCAGGGCGACGCGGTCGTGCAGCTCGGCCTCGAGCTGCCGAACCTCCGCGCGGCCGTGCGGCACCTCGTGCACATCGACCGCCTCGACGACGCGGGCGACTTCGCGTGGCGCCTGCTCGTCTACTGGTGGATCGCGGGCTTCTTCGGCGAGGTGCGGGTCTGGATGCTCGAGCTGCTCGGCAAGGACAAGCCCATCACCCCGCACACCCGGGCGGTCGCGTGGTTCTTCTCGCTCTGGAGCGAGATGTGGCAGCACCCGACCGAGGAGGTCGTGGCCGGCCTCGGCGAGTGCGTGCGCCTGTTCACCGAGAGCGAGGACGGCGACGCCGCGGCGATGGCCGTCGCCGCGCGCGCGACCGCGCGCCTGCAGCTGCCGCTCCCTGACCTGGACACCGCCGAGCGCGAGCTGCGGGAGGCCGTGGAGCGGCTTCGCGAGCTCGGCAACCCCTGGGCGGAGGCGATCACGGAGGTCTCCCGCGGCCGGCTCGCGTGGCTCCGCGGCCTCACCGACGACGCGCAGTCGTGCTTCGACCGGGCGACCGAGGTCGCCGAGTCGGTCGGTGACCTCTTCACGGTGTCCGTCGCGGGCAACCACCAGGCGCGCCTGCAGCTCGTCCGCGGCGAGATCGACGCGGCGGAGGCGGGCTGCGTGCGCACCCTGCTCGTCTCGGTGCGGCTGCACTTCGAGGAGGGCGTCGCGTACGCCCTCGAGGGGCTCTGCGCCGTGGCCGCGGCACGAGGCGAGGCGGAGCGCGCCGGCACGCTGTGGGCGGTCGCCGACGGCATCCGGCAGCGCATCGGCGTCTTCGACGCGGAGGCGTTCACCGTGCACATGCCGCAGCTCGATGCCATCCGCGCCACGGAGCCGCAGGGCGTCGCCGCGGGCGAGCGGTACGGCCGCGACCTGAGCGTCGCCGAGGCGATCGCCCTCGCGCTGCCGGAGCAGGAGCGCGAGCAGATCGCTCCCGCGCTGGCGAGCTGGTGAGCGACGGCGGCCGGGCGCGCATCCGGACTCCCGACCAGCGCCTGCGCGTCTTCGTCTCGTCGACGCTGCGCGAGCTCGAGGCCGAGCGGCGAGCGGTGCGCGGCGCGATCGAGCGGCTGCGGCTCGCGCCCGTCATGTTCGAGCTCGGCGCGAGGCCGCACCCGCCCCGGGACCTCTACCGCGCCTACCTCGAGCAGAGCGACGTCTTCGTCGGCATCTACGCCGAGCGCTACGGGTGGGTCGCGCCGGGCGAGGACGTCTCGGGCCTCGAGGACGAGTACCGGCTCGTGCGGCCGTCGATGCCCCGGCTCATCTACCTGCGCGAGGGCGCGACGCGGGAGCCGCGCCTCGACGAGCTGATCGAGCGCATCCAGGCGGATGACACGGCCTCCTACAAGACGTACCGCTCGCCGGACGACCTCGCCGAGCTCGTCGAGGCCGACCTCGCCACGCTGCTCGCCGAGCGGTTCGACGCCGCCGTCGCCCGCCCGGTGCCCACGCCCGACGCCTCGGTCCCCGCAGCGCTCGACCTGCTCGCGGCCCGCATCCCCTCCCCGTACACGCGGCTCATCGGCCGGGAGCGCGAGGTCCGGGACACGCTCGCGCTGCTCGCCGACCCCGGCACCCGGCTCGTGACGCTGCTGGGACCCGGCGGCATCGGCAAGAGCCGGCTCGCGATCGCCGTGGCCGAGGCCGCCGCGCAGGACGGCGATCGCTTCCCCGACGGCGCCGCGTTCGTGCCGCTCGAGAACGTGCTCGAGCCCGCATTGCTGCTGCCCGCGATCGGCGCGGCCATCGGCGTGCGCGACACCGGCGAGCTGCCGCTCGAGGAGCGGCTCGCCATCGCGCTGCGCGGGCGCCGCATGCTGTTCGTGCTCGACAACTTCGAGCAGCTCGTCACCGCCGCGCCGATCGTCGTGCGGCTGTTCACGATCGCCCCGGATGCGTCGTTCCTGGTGACGAGCCGGGCCGTGCTGCGGGTGCGCGGCGAGCGCGTCGTCGAGGTGCCGCCGCTCGCGACGCACGACCCGGCGTCGCCCGACTCGATCGCGCGAGCGCGCTCCTCCCCCGCCGTCGAGCTGCTCGTCGAGCGCGCGCACGCGGTGAAGCCCGACTTCGAGGTCACCGCCGCGAACGTGGAGGCGATCGTGGGCATCTGCCGCGTGCTCGAGGGCATCCCGCTCGCGATCGAGCTCGCGGCTGCGCGCATGCGGGTGCTCACGCCTGCCGGCATCCTGCAGCGGCTCGACCACCAGCTGCCGCTGCTCGTCGACGCGTCACGCGACCTCCCGCCGCGGCAGCGCACGCTCCGCTCCACGATCGAGTGGTCGACCGGCCTGCTGACCGAACCGGAGCGGCGCGTGCTGCGCGACCTGTCGGTCTTCTCGCCCGGCTTCACGCTCGAGTCGATCGAGGCGCTCGGTGAGGCGCGCGGCTGGGACGCCGACGTCATGGTCGTGCTCGAGACGCTCGTCGACAGCTCGCTGCTGCGGCAGGAGGACATGGGCGGCGAGCCGGTGTTCTCGATGCTCGCGACGGTGCGGGAGCACGGCGTCGAGCGACTGCGCGAGGCCGGCGACGAGCAGGCCGCTCGCGACGCGCACGCCGCCGTCTACCTCGAGCTCGCGCGGCGCGAGGGGCGCGGGCTCGGCTTCAGCCAGCAGGTCGGCGCGGTCGCGCGCCTCAACCTCGAGCGCGGCAACCTCCGCACGGCGGTGCGGCACCTCACGAGCGGCGGCGACGTCGAGACCGCCGCCGACATGGCGTGGCGACTGTTCCTCTACTGGTGGGTCGGCGAGTTCCTCATCGAGGTCGCGATGTGGATGGACGAGGTGGTGGCGAGCCCGCCCGGCGCCGTCTCGCCGCGCGCGACCGCGATCGCCACCTTCTACGTGTCGTGGCGCGACATGTGGCTCGCGCCCTCGCACGAGATCCCGACGGCGCTGCTCGGCGCCGCGCAGGCCTTCGCCGACAGCGGCGACGAGCTCGGCGCCACCATGGCGGTCGCCACCGCCGGGCTCGCCGAGATCAACACGGCCGACCCCGACATCCCGCAGGCCTCGGCATGGCTGCAGGACGGCGCGCGCCGGTTCCGCGAGCTCGGCGCGGGCTGGGGCGAGTCGCTCGCGCTCGTCGCGCTCGGGCGCATCTCGGTGCTCACCGGCGACCTCGAGGCCGCGACCGCCGACTTCCGGCGAGCGGTGGAGGCCGCGGTCGGCAGCGGCGACCGGTTCACCGCGAGCGTCGCCACGCATCACCTCGGACGGGCCCTGCTGCTGACCGGGGCGCGCGACGACGCCGAGCCGCTGTTCCTCGACGCCGTCGCGACCTCCGTCGGACTGCGGCACGAGGAGGGCATCGCCTACGGCCTCGAGGGGCTCGCGGCCGTGGCCGCAGCGCGCGACGACGTCGATCGGGCAGGCGTGCTCGCCGGCGCGGCCGCCGCCATCCGTGCTCGCACCGCCGTCTTCGACGCGCCCGCCTTCGTCTTCCACACCCGCTACCTCGACGAGCTCGCCGAACGGGGGCACGCCGAGCGCCTGCGCGCCGCCGAGCAGCGCGGGCGCGACTACGGCGCGTTCGAGGCGGCCGAGTACGCGCTCACCGGCGGCGCCGCGGCCGGATCCTGACCGATCCGCCCTGCGGCCTCGGCTAGCGTGGCCGCACCGACCGAGGGAGCAGCATGCGCGAGTCCAGTGACGAGTCCGGCACGGCGACCACCTGGCACGGCGAGGAGGGCGAACCGCTCGTCGTGCTCGCGCACGACTGGAACGGCCGGCTGCCGTGGATCGACGAGCTCGCCGCTCGGCTGGCGGCGGAGGGCTACCGCGTGGCGGTGCCGGACCTCTTCGGCGGTCGCACCACGACCGACGACGACGAGGCCGGCGAGCTGCTGCGGGAGCGCCTCGACGACCTGCCCGGAGCCCTCCACCTCGTGAGCGAGGCGATCGGCGAGGCGCGGGCGCTCG contains:
- a CDS encoding ATP-binding protein, which encodes MSDGGRARIRTPDQRLRVFVSSTLRELEAERRAVRGAIERLRLAPVMFELGARPHPPRDLYRAYLEQSDVFVGIYAERYGWVAPGEDVSGLEDEYRLVRPSMPRLIYLREGATREPRLDELIERIQADDTASYKTYRSPDDLAELVEADLATLLAERFDAAVARPVPTPDASVPAALDLLAARIPSPYTRLIGREREVRDTLALLADPGTRLVTLLGPGGIGKSRLAIAVAEAAAQDGDRFPDGAAFVPLENVLEPALLLPAIGAAIGVRDTGELPLEERLAIALRGRRMLFVLDNFEQLVTAAPIVVRLFTIAPDASFLVTSRAVLRVRGERVVEVPPLATHDPASPDSIARARSSPAVELLVERAHAVKPDFEVTAANVEAIVGICRVLEGIPLAIELAAARMRVLTPAGILQRLDHQLPLLVDASRDLPPRQRTLRSTIEWSTGLLTEPERRVLRDLSVFSPGFTLESIEALGEARGWDADVMVVLETLVDSSLLRQEDMGGEPVFSMLATVREHGVERLREAGDEQAARDAHAAVYLELARREGRGLGFSQQVGAVARLNLERGNLRTAVRHLTSGGDVETAADMAWRLFLYWWVGEFLIEVAMWMDEVVASPPGAVSPRATAIATFYVSWRDMWLAPSHEIPTALLGAAQAFADSGDELGATMAVATAGLAEINTADPDIPQASAWLQDGARRFRELGAGWGESLALVALGRISVLTGDLEAATADFRRAVEAAVGSGDRFTASVATHHLGRALLLTGARDDAEPLFLDAVATSVGLRHEEGIAYGLEGLAAVAAARDDVDRAGVLAGAAAAIRARTAVFDAPAFVFHTRYLDELAERGHAERLRAAEQRGRDYGAFEAAEYALTGGAAAGS